The stretch of DNA TTCGATGGACGAATCGGCTCAAGGCATTCGGACTCGCTGTGGTGTACACGGCTGTCGGCGTCACCGCGGTGCAATTTGCGCTCGGTAGCCGTAAGTCCGGCGCCGCAGAGAACGCGGGGCTCAGCGCCCGACTGATGCGGTCACCAGAAGGCAAGACCGTTCTCGTGGCCGTCGGGTTCGTCATCCTCTCGATCGGCTGTTACTTCGCGTTCAAGGGCGCCTCGCGCAGGTTCTGCGATGACCTCAAGGTTTCACCGGGAACCGTAGTGACCGTCTTGGGTGTATTCGGCTATGTCGCTGAAGGTCTGGTGCTCGCGGGTGTCGGCGCGCTGGTCGTCGTCGCGGCGGTGCGCGCTGACCCGTCCAAAGCCACAGGGCTCGACGGTGCGGTGAAGACACTGGAGCATGGGCCATCCGGCACCGCGCTAGTTCTGTGCGCCGCCTTGGGTTTTGCAGCTTACGGCTGCTATAGCTTTGCGTTGAGCCGCTATTCGAGGATGTGAGGTCGGCCTAGCCGTCGGCGCCCGGCTGACTTTGCAACGCCGGTGCCGCCGCGGCCAGAAGCGCTTCGCGGTCTCGATTGAGCGGCGGGTAGATCCGCTGGCCGTTGATGGTCATCTTGGTGGCCTTGGCTTCGGCACCGCCGGCGACCACCTGGCGATCCCAGCCCTCGGTGTAGACAGCACCTGCCGGCCCAAGATCCAAAACCGTGACATACCAAGGAATTCGGAGCGAAAGCATCGGCTCGTCGAGCAGGTCGCTGACGACGTTGTAGCCGGCGAACCTGCCCATCGGCCTGCCGTGCTGGCACGACATCACCGACAAATGCGCGTCGTCCATCCTGGCGGACGCCACGTCGCCGGCGGCGAACACGTCAGCCACACCGATGACCCGTAGGTAGTCATCGACCGGAAGGCGGCCGAGCCGATCACGTGGCGCACCCAAGTCCGCGGTCAACGGGTTGGCCCGCATGCCCGCGCACCACACCACGGTCGAAGCGGACAGCACGTCGCCGCTCGACAGCGTCACCGCGTCGGCATCAACCGCGGTGACACCGACCCCGAGCCGGGTCTGCACCCCGAGCGTGTCGAGCGCGGCCTCGATCACCGGTCGGGCCGACGAGCCCATGTCCGAGCCGACGTGCGGGTTGCGGTCGACGAGGACGACTCGCGGCGTGGCGTCGGGGAACAGCGCCGCCAGCCGGGCAGGCAACTCGCAGGCGGTCTCAATGCCCGTCAAGCCAGCTCCGACGACCACGACAGTGCTCGCGGAAGTCGTTGCGGCGCCAGCGGGCAGCGCGGCCAGGTGTCGTTGCAGCCGCGTCGCGCCGTCGTAGGTGTCGACGTCGAATCCGAATTCGTGCAGACCGGGGATGCCGGGCTTCACCACCTGACTGCCAAGCGCGACCACGAGGCGGTCGTAGGTGTGCGTGCCGGCAGAACTCCTCACCGTGCGCGATGCGGGGTCGATCGCCGTCACGTCCCCGGTGATGTGCCGGACTCCAGCAGGGTCGAGCACATCGCTCAGCGGTATTCGGCACGGCGTCAGGTCGGCCTCGTAGTTGCGCACCCGGATGTCGTGGTAAGGCTGCGAACTCAGCACGGTGATTTCGACGCCGGTGGCACCGAGCTCGTCGAGCCGCCTTGCCGCGCCGAGCGCCGCCCACAATCCGGCAAAACCCGAACCGAGCACGACAATGTCGCTCACCCGGCTGACGCTACCGGTTGCGCGTACAGCAATTCGAGTTCGCCGAGGTGAGCCGCCACGGCGGTCAGCGGCAGCGCCGCTGAAATCGCGAGTTCATCGGCGGTGGCGTCGGCACGCAACGCGGGCACGAAGTCATCGCTGATCGATTCGAGCTTGCGGCGCGGATCGCCGGTCAGTCGCGCGCAGATCGCTTCGGTGTGGGCCTCGAGCACCTCACGGGTCCGCGGGTACGGTCCGAGTGGCGGTGGCACGACGTCAGCGATCAACTCGGCCGTGGCGCGCACGCGGACCGCGCGGTTGGCGGCTCTGACCACCGGCCCGCGCAACTCCGTCGTCCCGCCGTTCTCCGAAAGATATTGCCGCACAGCATCATCCACAGTGCGCGAAGCTTCCAGGCCCTGATGGCTGAGCGCGATCACGCGATCGGTCGCGTCTTCGGAGGCACCGCGGGTCACCCGCAGCACCGCCTCCTTCAAAAACTTTGCACCGACTGCGCGGGCCTCTTCGACCGCCTTGGACACCGCCGACGATGCGCCTCGCGGCCACAGCAACACCGACACCACGATGCCAACCAACGCACCGACGACCACGTCCTCCACGCGGATCAACCCCACCTTCCAGCCCGTCGGCACGATCAGGTTGAAGTTGATCAGCACCATCATCGTGAACGCGGCTTGCCCGGCGACGAACGAGTACACCTCCGGTACGTAGGCCGAGCCGAACGCGACGATCGGCAGAAGTATCCACAGCACAACGGGATCCATGCCGAGCAACTCGATGACGACGGCGCCCAATACGAACCCGACCGCCGTGCCCGCCACCGCCCGCAGCACCCGCGTCCCGGTGGTCAGCGCACTGCTGCGCAACACAGACATCGCGCCGAGCACCACCCAGAACCCATGTTCCACCGGGAAGATGTGGGTGACCGCAACGGCGAGAGCCAACCCGAGCCCGGTGCGCAGGCTGTTGCGAAGCACCACCGCCCTGGTGGCCAGAAAGCCTTTGGTGATCGCGGTGACCGCGACGGTCTCGGGCATCACCCAATCGGCGGCGCCGGTCTCCGGCAGCCGGCGGCCCAGCACGCGCGCCCACACCGGTCGCGCATCCGCGGCTGCCGCGTTGCGGATGATCCGCCCGGTCACCGCCACCGTGGCCGCAATAGTGCGGCGGTTCAACAGGTTTCGGCCGACGTCAACGGCGGCCGCATCGCTGGCTTCACCGAGCAGCTCGGTGAGGTCCTCGCGCCAGTGGCCTTGTGCGACGGCCCGCAGTTCGGTGAGCGCCTCGCCAAGGTCGGCGCTGCGGGCCACCCGGGCAGACACGCTGCGTAATCGCAGCACCGCCGCGCAGTCCCGCAACACGCGCACCGCGGGCTCCTTCACCGCCCCCATCAGCCGACCAGTG from Mycobacterium sp. JS623 encodes:
- a CDS encoding FUSC family protein, producing MPSETAAVLRHVLDRLRARDPEFDALRRALRVAIVVPVAAAVSFAVGGGSQTPLFTIFGSVALLILVDFPGNRPARALAYCGLGFNGAVLITLGTLVAPYPWLSVALMFVLGVAVIFAGVLSEIVAAGQRATLLMFVLPACTPVGPLPERLLGWLIALGICVPAALFLFPPRHHDELRAYAARVCNRLADRLEGTGSGREVTKAMNALDAAFLGADYRPVALTAGSRALVRVVDDLGWLSDRITDDTGRLMGAVKEPAVRVLRDCAAVLRLRSVSARVARSADLGEALTELRAVAQGHWREDLTELLGEASDAAAVDVGRNLLNRRTIAATVAVTGRIIRNAAAADARPVWARVLGRRLPETGAADWVMPETVAVTAITKGFLATRAVVLRNSLRTGLGLALAVAVTHIFPVEHGFWVVLGAMSVLRSSALTTGTRVLRAVAGTAVGFVLGAVVIELLGMDPVVLWILLPIVAFGSAYVPEVYSFVAGQAAFTMMVLINFNLIVPTGWKVGLIRVEDVVVGALVGIVVSVLLWPRGASSAVSKAVEEARAVGAKFLKEAVLRVTRGASEDATDRVIALSHQGLEASRTVDDAVRQYLSENGGTTELRGPVVRAANRAVRVRATAELIADVVPPPLGPYPRTREVLEAHTEAICARLTGDPRRKLESISDDFVPALRADATADELAISAALPLTAVAAHLGELELLYAQPVASAG
- a CDS encoding NAD(P)/FAD-dependent oxidoreductase, producing the protein MSDIVVLGSGFAGLWAALGAARRLDELGATGVEITVLSSQPYHDIRVRNYEADLTPCRIPLSDVLDPAGVRHITGDVTAIDPASRTVRSSAGTHTYDRLVVALGSQVVKPGIPGLHEFGFDVDTYDGATRLQRHLAALPAGAATTSASTVVVVGAGLTGIETACELPARLAALFPDATPRVVLVDRNPHVGSDMGSSARPVIEAALDTLGVQTRLGVGVTAVDADAVTLSSGDVLSASTVVWCAGMRANPLTADLGAPRDRLGRLPVDDYLRVIGVADVFAAGDVASARMDDAHLSVMSCQHGRPMGRFAGYNVVSDLLDEPMLSLRIPWYVTVLDLGPAGAVYTEGWDRQVVAGGAEAKATKMTINGQRIYPPLNRDREALLAAAAPALQSQPGADG
- a CDS encoding DUF1206 domain-containing protein — translated: MTHAAHPADVVRSAVEHPFAHVAARVGYVISGLMHLLIAYLIVRIAMGSGGDADQTGALRTVATTGGGTIALWATAAALVPLTLWRLAETILGLHPSEHSGARADPKDFRWTNRLKAFGLAVVYTAVGVTAVQFALGSRKSGAAENAGLSARLMRSPEGKTVLVAVGFVILSIGCYFAFKGASRRFCDDLKVSPGTVVTVLGVFGYVAEGLVLAGVGALVVVAAVRADPSKATGLDGAVKTLEHGPSGTALVLCAALGFAAYGCYSFALSRYSRM